In Corynebacterium aquatimens, one genomic interval encodes:
- a CDS encoding Trp family transcriptional regulator, translating to MTDYRAVMKLLVQQRSYRQIEQQLGCSHRAISRSNQVLRSLGIRTVDQVLALTDDELDELFVDGRSTGQG from the coding sequence ATGACGGATTACCGGGCGGTGATGAAGCTGCTTGTGCAGCAGCGTTCGTACCGCCAGATTGAACAACAGCTCGGGTGCTCGCACCGCGCGATTTCCCGGTCGAACCAGGTGCTTCGATCCCTCGGGATTCGCACCGTCGACCAGGTTTTGGCGCTGACGGATGATGAGCTCGACGAGTTATTCGTAGATGGGCGCAGCACCGGCCAGGGCTAA
- a CDS encoding response regulator transcription factor encodes MPRVMVVEDEQYLAEAIAKVCARQGWAVETALRGDDAVAYLAHSGMGVDVVVLDRDLPGIHGDDVCATITREHPHIKVLMLTAAATLDDKVDGFGLGADDYLTKPFEVPELIARITALMRRHAPRRTSVVAIGDVRVDTSTRQITRAGEAVRLSPKEYAVLSTLIDAEGAVISAEELLEEAWDENADPFSNSIRVTISHLRRKLGEPWIIHTMPGAGYYVAEAAYQ; translated from the coding sequence ATGCCCAGGGTAATGGTGGTTGAGGATGAACAATACTTGGCCGAAGCGATCGCGAAAGTGTGCGCGCGGCAGGGGTGGGCGGTAGAGACCGCGCTGCGCGGCGATGACGCGGTGGCCTACCTTGCGCACAGTGGCATGGGAGTGGACGTGGTTGTGCTTGACCGCGACCTACCTGGCATTCACGGCGACGACGTATGCGCCACGATTACGCGTGAACACCCCCACATCAAGGTGCTGATGCTCACGGCCGCCGCGACCTTGGACGACAAAGTCGATGGCTTTGGCCTTGGTGCAGATGACTACTTAACCAAGCCTTTTGAGGTGCCGGAGCTCATCGCGCGCATTACCGCGCTGATGCGCCGCCACGCGCCCCGCCGGACGTCCGTGGTTGCTATCGGTGATGTGCGCGTGGACACCTCTACGCGGCAGATCACCCGCGCCGGGGAGGCGGTTCGGCTAAGCCCCAAGGAGTACGCAGTGCTGAGCACGCTTATCGACGCCGAAGGGGCGGTGATTTCCGCAGAGGAATTATTGGAGGAAGCCTGGGATGAAAACGCCGATCCGTTTTCCAATTCGATCCGCGTGACTATCTCCCACCTGCGGCGCAAATTGGGGGAGCCGTGGATCATCCACACCATGCCCGGGGCGGGGTACTACGTGGCGGAGGCGGCGTACCAATGA
- a CDS encoding sensor histidine kinase: MSVGSARRDEALTGSGNRLSLRARVTLLFVATVLVVGLSLTAIVYLYLRLTPVPFTAVFPGAPAPGSFDGPIDGSIDVPIDGPIDGSVDGGGVPADDAVIDAAVPFPDALLRVVVTSSLVTLLFMTALSGIIGWFAAGYALRPVRGMADVARGVSAGDMSHRINYSGPADDIGDLAVAFDAMLESVESHVESQRRFAANASHELKTPIATIQTMADVALSDPDATTDELRETLTRVREVTAHNGEMVSALLAFSQATTGRIQRQTVDLSALFRDSASAHSIPAVVPNHPITVSGDAILLHHAVDNLFANAASHGTAGTARAELSTGDSGPAVITVSNDGPVLETAVIAQLTEPFTRAQSRVGDRGHGLGLALVDAIGTAHNGALTLSGKPGGGLIASLQLPTRD, translated from the coding sequence ATGAGCGTGGGGAGCGCGCGCCGCGACGAAGCGCTGACGGGGTCCGGCAACCGCTTGTCCTTGCGGGCACGCGTGACGCTGCTTTTCGTAGCGACGGTACTTGTGGTGGGCCTGTCATTGACCGCGATTGTGTACCTGTATTTGCGGCTTACCCCTGTGCCGTTTACCGCGGTGTTTCCGGGGGCGCCTGCGCCTGGTTCGTTTGACGGTCCGATTGATGGTTCGATTGATGTTCCGATCGATGGTCCGATTGATGGTTCGGTGGATGGTGGGGGAGTCCCCGCCGACGACGCGGTGATTGATGCGGCGGTGCCGTTCCCTGATGCGCTGCTGCGCGTGGTGGTGACGTCTTCACTGGTCACGCTGTTATTCATGACTGCACTATCCGGCATTATTGGGTGGTTTGCCGCCGGCTATGCGCTGCGCCCAGTGCGCGGCATGGCGGACGTTGCCCGCGGTGTGTCTGCTGGGGATATGTCCCACCGGATTAACTACTCCGGTCCCGCGGACGACATCGGTGACTTAGCCGTTGCGTTTGACGCGATGCTGGAATCCGTCGAATCACATGTGGAATCCCAGCGTCGCTTCGCCGCGAACGCGTCCCATGAACTGAAAACCCCGATTGCCACGATCCAGACCATGGCGGATGTGGCGCTATCTGATCCCGATGCCACCACCGACGAGCTCCGTGAGACACTCACCCGCGTGCGGGAAGTCACCGCCCACAATGGGGAAATGGTGAGCGCGCTGCTCGCGTTTTCCCAGGCCACCACCGGACGCATCCAACGCCAAACGGTTGACCTGTCTGCCTTGTTCCGTGACTCCGCCAGCGCCCACAGCATCCCCGCTGTTGTCCCGAACCACCCAATCACCGTCTCCGGAGACGCGATTTTGCTGCACCACGCCGTGGACAACCTCTTTGCTAATGCCGCCTCCCACGGGACCGCGGGTACCGCGCGCGCGGAACTGTCAACAGGGGATTCCGGCCCAGCGGTTATCACCGTCAGCAACGACGGCCCGGTCTTGGAAACCGCGGTGATCGCCCAGCTGACCGAACCGTTCACCCGCGCCCAGTCCCGTGTGGGCGACCGCGGCCACGGCCTAGGCCTAGCACTCGTGGACGCCATCGGCACCGCCCACAACGGCGCACTCACTCTCAGCGGGAAACCCGGCGGTGGGTTGATCGCGTCCCTTCAACTGCCCACCCGCGACTGA
- a CDS encoding IS256 family transposase, protein MTTVSPKKSHDPARVNEISEKLMENPELASLISELSASADDASELVKGLLQASINAGLQAEMDAHLGYSHSDRKTKAQVETTQSSNHRNGSYTKTVNSGYGAVEVTVPRDRAGTFTPRMVPKGARRLTELDDMIISLYAGGMTVRDIQHHLATTLGVDMSPDTISTITDAVLDEVMIWQNRQLDEFYPVIFLDALRVKIRDGHRVVNKACYMAVGVDMDGIKHILGLWIAENEGAAFWASVCADLANRGVQDVFIVCCDGLKGLPEAVEATWPNSMVQTCIVHLIRAANRWVSYQDRKGVSRALREVYTAPNEETARASLDAFEASELGRKYPQSVKVWRDAWERFVPFLQFPPAARRVLYTTNSIESLNAELRKATRNRGQFPNDTAALKTLWLMICNIEDKRAAQRAKKAKRDVECNGYIEGAKATGWKQAINQLAVAYPDRFADYL, encoded by the coding sequence ATGACTACGGTGTCACCGAAGAAAAGCCATGACCCGGCGAGGGTCAACGAGATCAGCGAGAAGCTGATGGAAAATCCTGAGCTCGCCAGCTTGATCAGCGAGCTGTCGGCTTCCGCTGATGATGCCAGCGAGCTGGTCAAAGGCCTGCTGCAGGCATCAATCAACGCTGGTCTGCAGGCGGAGATGGATGCGCACTTGGGCTATAGCCATTCCGACCGCAAGACGAAAGCCCAGGTGGAAACCACACAGAGCAGCAATCACCGCAACGGGTCGTACACCAAAACCGTCAACTCCGGGTACGGCGCGGTGGAAGTGACCGTGCCCAGGGATCGTGCCGGCACGTTTACTCCCCGGATGGTGCCCAAGGGCGCACGCCGGCTCACAGAACTCGACGACATGATCATCTCGCTCTACGCCGGCGGGATGACAGTGCGCGATATCCAGCACCACCTCGCGACCACGCTCGGGGTGGATATGAGCCCGGATACGATCAGCACCATTACCGATGCGGTGTTAGACGAGGTCATGATCTGGCAAAACCGCCAGCTCGACGAGTTTTACCCGGTGATCTTCCTCGACGCGCTACGCGTGAAAATCCGCGATGGCCACCGCGTGGTCAACAAAGCCTGCTACATGGCGGTTGGTGTCGACATGGACGGCATCAAGCACATCCTGGGATTGTGGATCGCTGAAAATGAAGGCGCCGCATTCTGGGCATCGGTGTGCGCAGATCTGGCCAACCGCGGGGTCCAGGACGTGTTCATTGTCTGCTGCGACGGGCTTAAAGGCCTGCCGGAAGCCGTGGAGGCAACCTGGCCGAATTCCATGGTGCAGACCTGTATCGTGCATCTGATTCGGGCTGCGAACCGGTGGGTGTCGTATCAGGACCGCAAGGGAGTTTCCCGGGCGCTGCGTGAGGTCTACACCGCTCCCAATGAGGAGACGGCACGTGCCAGCCTTGATGCTTTCGAGGCCAGTGAACTGGGCCGGAAATACCCGCAGTCGGTCAAAGTCTGGCGCGACGCTTGGGAGCGGTTCGTGCCGTTTCTGCAGTTCCCGCCTGCGGCCAGGCGGGTGCTCTACACCACCAATTCGATCGAGTCGCTGAATGCTGAACTGCGTAAAGCTACCCGTAACAGGGGCCAGTTCCCGAACGATACCGCGGCGCTGAAGACGCTGTGGTTGATGATCTGCAACATCGAGGACAAGCGCGCTGCGCAGCGGGCGAAGAAAGCCAAGCGCGACGTTGAGTGCAACGGCTATATTGAAGGAGCGAAAGCCACCGGGTGGAAACAAGCCATCAACCAACTAGCCGTGGCTTACCCCGACCGATTCGCGGACTACTTGTAA
- a CDS encoding Mu transposase domain-containing protein encodes MPEVVVPDNASTASNAISAADRNRKVNDTYEQFLEHYNAAALPTRSRRPKDKANVEAAVKIVTHKVIHALDGHQCVDLDELNTRIKQLVDQINQAVPFRHQQSSRRDIFDAHERHLLTSLPDTPWQRTEWKRAKIAPDFHITVASVRYSVPHQLVGRTVDVRITGQVLTVFDGGRAVTTHTLAHTRGAYVTNTDHIPANMDHTQGLWTSDYFLREAQKIGPATRTVIEEMIAAKAIPPRRTNRAETCCQWANTPTSSCWKKHVSAWSPPTGPAGPCPTPR; translated from the coding sequence GTGCCTGAGGTTGTGGTGCCGGATAATGCCTCGACTGCATCGAACGCGATCAGCGCGGCGGATCGAAACCGCAAGGTCAACGACACCTACGAGCAGTTTTTGGAGCATTACAACGCCGCAGCACTGCCCACGAGGTCGAGACGGCCGAAAGACAAAGCCAATGTCGAAGCTGCAGTCAAGATCGTCACCCACAAGGTCATCCACGCACTCGATGGCCACCAGTGCGTCGATCTAGACGAGCTCAACACACGCATTAAACAGCTGGTTGACCAGATCAACCAGGCGGTGCCGTTTCGTCACCAGCAGTCAAGCCGCAGGGACATTTTTGATGCGCATGAAAGACACCTTTTGACATCACTTCCCGATACCCCGTGGCAGCGCACCGAGTGGAAACGCGCCAAGATCGCCCCGGATTTCCACATCACCGTAGCCAGCGTGAGGTACTCCGTGCCGCACCAGCTCGTTGGTCGCACTGTCGATGTGCGCATCACCGGGCAAGTGCTCACGGTCTTCGATGGTGGCCGTGCCGTTACAACCCACACGCTTGCCCACACCCGCGGGGCGTATGTCACCAATACCGACCACATCCCGGCGAATATGGATCACACCCAAGGACTGTGGACGAGCGATTACTTCCTGCGCGAAGCCCAAAAGATCGGCCCGGCGACACGCACCGTCATTGAGGAAATGATCGCGGCGAAAGCAATCCCGCCCAGGCGTACCAATCGTGCAGAAACGTGCTGTCAATGGGCAAACACGCCAACAAGCTCGTGTTGGAAGAAGCATGTAAGCGCCTGGTCTCCTCCGACGGGACCCGCCGGGCCGTGTCCTACACCGCGGTGA
- a CDS encoding trypsin-like serine protease → MTTSNAFRSTFGTAMRATAAVGTATAIAGIGVLTPAAAMESDMFAVPSPESNAVVSVRTQDSDAQEGVCTGVAVAPHWVLTARHCVEGFPKVEGSVRTGQGDNQRYYDVDRWEVAHKGDIAMLHTVEDMMLETYPKVSDAVPSVDGEVDIYGWSSDGSGGTTKLPTAKGNVDKETPMALFGGDKALEVSLKDGAKIQPGDSGGPIFTDKAVSGVMSAGLFSDPENPSEEELKANPRVNVTPIADQVGWINTLTSEKEVAPQDRMPQTGNETTDGEQPAGGFNPWWIAAGGAALAIIIGFLAYDAKRNSRRVAQAATKSESQAESIEVPKNETEA, encoded by the coding sequence ATGACCACGTCCAACGCTTTCCGCTCAACCTTCGGCACGGCAATGCGCGCCACAGCCGCCGTCGGTACCGCCACCGCTATCGCTGGCATCGGCGTGCTCACCCCGGCTGCCGCGATGGAATCGGACATGTTCGCTGTACCCTCACCGGAATCCAACGCCGTTGTATCCGTACGCACCCAGGATTCTGATGCGCAGGAGGGCGTGTGCACCGGCGTGGCCGTCGCCCCGCACTGGGTACTCACCGCCCGCCACTGCGTGGAGGGCTTCCCCAAGGTTGAGGGCTCCGTTCGCACCGGCCAGGGCGACAACCAGCGCTACTACGACGTTGACCGCTGGGAAGTCGCCCACAAAGGTGACATTGCCATGCTCCACACGGTCGAAGACATGATGTTGGAGACCTACCCCAAGGTCTCTGACGCGGTTCCGTCCGTGGACGGTGAAGTAGACATCTACGGCTGGTCCTCCGACGGTTCCGGCGGCACCACAAAGCTCCCCACCGCAAAGGGCAACGTGGATAAGGAAACCCCGATGGCACTCTTCGGCGGCGACAAGGCCTTGGAGGTCTCCCTGAAAGACGGCGCCAAGATCCAGCCGGGTGATTCCGGCGGCCCGATCTTCACCGACAAGGCCGTCTCCGGCGTGATGAGCGCCGGCCTGTTCTCCGACCCCGAAAACCCCAGTGAAGAGGAGCTCAAAGCCAACCCCCGCGTCAACGTCACCCCCATCGCCGACCAGGTCGGATGGATCAACACACTGACCAGCGAGAAGGAAGTCGCTCCGCAGGACCGCATGCCTCAAACCGGCAATGAGACCACCGACGGCGAGCAGCCTGCAGGCGGCTTCAACCCCTGGTGGATCGCCGCCGGCGGCGCCGCCCTTGCCATCATCATCGGATTCCTTGCCTACGACGCAAAGCGCAACTCTCGTCGCGTCGCCCAAGCCGCCACCAAATCCGAATCCCAGGCAGAGAGCATCGAGGTCCCCAAAAATGAAACCGAGGCATAG
- a CDS encoding DUF418 domain-containing protein, translated as MPESFTTTRPVEKVSTPSPRVRVTGVDIARAVALIGMMFAHLTLPAGIAGMLLDGFPSAGFAFLAGVSMSLMARRAVASGGRALAVQRHQFAVRGAMLMLFDALLVPFAGDIAVVLLPFGICYIALAPVVRWRTKNLVWLAVALTVLSACASLIFSSWSMAFQTPENTSATPHGGILDGIAYFLPDVLAPPYPLLEWAALMVMGMIAWRVILAPLASRTTATGTTATGATTAAAATTTAPSPQVDVRPRAAAVIAGGLILAAFAMVGRHYLNPESPGYGLYDPNGHTGGLIAVLGEAGMAVAVATFCVWIASTRIATHSIGDRLLMPLYRMGRMPLTIYVLHVITANFGHGTAFAIVSALAAIALATAWFTFFNRGPLEALLHRTCSAASREDLPGRRNIAPQLAA; from the coding sequence ATGCCAGAAAGTTTCACCACAACACGGCCTGTGGAAAAAGTGTCTACACCCTCGCCGCGCGTACGCGTCACCGGCGTGGACATCGCCCGCGCGGTCGCGCTCATCGGCATGATGTTCGCGCACCTCACGTTGCCTGCGGGAATCGCCGGCATGCTTCTCGACGGTTTCCCTTCGGCCGGTTTCGCATTCCTCGCAGGTGTGTCCATGTCGCTTATGGCGCGCCGGGCCGTGGCGTCCGGCGGACGCGCGCTCGCGGTTCAGCGGCACCAGTTCGCTGTGCGCGGCGCGATGCTCATGCTTTTCGACGCCCTGTTGGTACCGTTCGCTGGCGATATCGCGGTGGTCCTGCTGCCGTTTGGTATTTGCTACATCGCCCTGGCCCCGGTCGTACGGTGGCGGACAAAGAATCTTGTCTGGCTAGCGGTTGCTTTGACCGTGCTCTCAGCATGCGCGAGCTTGATCTTCTCTAGCTGGTCAATGGCCTTCCAAACGCCTGAGAACACCTCAGCTACCCCGCACGGCGGCATCCTAGATGGCATCGCCTACTTCCTCCCTGACGTGTTGGCGCCGCCCTACCCGCTTTTGGAATGGGCTGCACTGATGGTCATGGGCATGATCGCGTGGCGAGTCATCCTCGCTCCCCTAGCATCCCGCACTACCGCCACCGGCACCACCGCAACCGGCGCCACCACCGCCGCAGCTGCCACCACAACCGCCCCGTCCCCCCAAGTAGATGTCCGCCCCCGCGCCGCGGCGGTGATCGCCGGCGGGTTAATCCTGGCCGCGTTCGCAATGGTGGGACGCCACTACCTCAACCCGGAATCCCCCGGCTACGGGTTGTATGACCCCAATGGCCACACGGGCGGGTTGATCGCCGTGCTTGGTGAGGCCGGCATGGCCGTCGCCGTGGCCACCTTCTGCGTGTGGATCGCCTCGACCCGGATCGCCACCCACAGCATCGGGGACCGGCTGCTCATGCCGCTCTACCGCATGGGACGCATGCCCTTGACGATCTACGTCCTGCACGTGATCACCGCAAACTTCGGCCACGGCACCGCCTTCGCGATTGTCAGCGCCTTAGCCGCCATCGCATTAGCCACCGCGTGGTTCACATTCTTTAACCGCGGACCACTCGAAGCGCTACTGCACCGCACCTGCTCCGCCGCCAGCCGGGAGGACCTCCCCGGCCGCCGGAATATCGCCCCTCAGCTTGCTGCGTAG
- a CDS encoding ATP-binding protein has translation MTPPTPPQERFLDESVLADFTAMRMTAFGKSVIDIANDPTFDTWTFSQKVLYALDKKVAARRERRINKLLKASRSPNPDACLEDVVYAPDRNINPEQVSRLAHGQWCHLGQNIVILGKSSVGKTYLAQALITAACRNDYSARFYRTDMLAAHFAVMPLDDPARLKLTRELISVDVLVLDDFLTTPVDAATAHLLFNILSERESNRSTIVTSQFTPQDWYRSIPDTVIAESILNRLIAGAEIITLEGPNMRLEANH, from the coding sequence ATGACCCCACCGACCCCGCCGCAAGAGCGCTTCCTCGACGAATCCGTCCTCGCGGACTTCACAGCGATGCGCATGACGGCCTTCGGCAAAAGCGTCATCGACATCGCCAACGACCCAACCTTCGACACGTGGACCTTCTCCCAAAAGGTGCTCTACGCACTCGACAAAAAAGTCGCGGCCAGACGCGAACGCCGCATCAACAAACTGCTCAAGGCATCACGATCGCCAAACCCCGATGCCTGCCTCGAAGACGTCGTCTACGCGCCTGACCGCAACATCAACCCAGAACAAGTCAGCCGACTCGCTCACGGACAATGGTGCCACCTGGGCCAAAACATTGTCATCCTGGGCAAATCCTCAGTCGGCAAAACCTACCTCGCCCAAGCACTGATCACCGCAGCATGCCGCAACGACTACTCCGCCAGGTTCTACCGCACCGACATGCTCGCCGCGCACTTCGCAGTGATGCCGCTTGACGACCCAGCCCGGCTCAAACTCACCCGCGAGTTGATCAGCGTCGATGTGTTAGTCCTCGACGACTTCCTCACCACCCCAGTCGACGCCGCCACCGCGCACCTGCTCTTCAACATTCTCTCCGAACGAGAAAGCAACCGATCAACGATCGTGACCTCACAGTTCACCCCGCAAGATTGGTACAGATCTATCCCGGACACCGTCATCGCCGAGTCCATCCTTAACCGACTCATCGCCGGCGCCGAGATCATCACCCTTGAAGGACCAAACATGAGACTGGAAGCTAACCATTAA